From a region of the Mauremys mutica isolate MM-2020 ecotype Southern chromosome 12, ASM2049712v1, whole genome shotgun sequence genome:
- the LOC123346418 gene encoding proteasome subunit beta type-8-like: protein MALFEVCGAPRGGWDWAPPGAAAAPRGPDHYSFGLRAPELALPRGEQPAQFLQTYLEAGRDRVRIQLAHGTTTLAFKFQHGVVVAVDSRASAGSYIASLEANKVIEINPYLLGTMSGSAADCQYWERLLAKHCRLYQLRNKERISVSAASKLLSNMLCEYRGMGLSMGSMICGWDKKGPGLYYVDDNGTRLSGPMFSTGCGNSYAYGVMDSGYRPDLSVEEAYDLGRRAIAQATHRDAYSGGVVNMYHMKEDGWIKVEKTDVSQLIHEYLAARK, encoded by the exons ATGGCGCTGTTTGAAGTCTgcggggccccccgggggggTTGGGACTGGGCCCCCCCCGGAGCCGCCGCTGCGCCCCGGGGACCCGACCACTACAGCTTCGGCCTGCGGGCGCccgagctggccctgcccaggggggagcag ccggcccAGTTCCTGCAGACGTACTTGGAGGCGGGCCGGGACCGGGTGCGGATCCAGCTGGCCCACGGCACCACCACCCTGGCCTTCAAATTCCAGCACGGGGTCGTCGTGGCTGTTGACTCCCGGGCATCGGCCGGCAGCTACATCG cctccctggaGGCCAACAAGGTGATCGAGATCAACCCCTACCTGCTGGGCACCATGTCGGGCAGCGCGGCCGACTGCCAGTACTGGGAGCGGCTCCTCGCCAAGCACTGCAG gctgtaCCAGCTGCGGAACAAGGAGCGGATCAGCGTCTCGGCCGCCTCCAAGCTGCTGTCGAACATGCTGTGCGAGTACCGGGGCATGGGGCTGTCCATGGGCAGCATGATCTGCGGCTGGGACAAGAAG GGCCCCGGCCTGTACTACGTGGACGATAATGGCACCCGTCTCTCCGGCCCCATGTTCTCCACGGGCTGCGGGAACAGCTACGCCTACGGGGTGATGGACAGCGGGTACCGGCCCGACCTCAGCGTGGAGGAGGCCTACGACCTGGGGCGCCGCGCCATCGCCCAGGCCACCCACCGCGATGCCTACTCCGGGGGCGTCGTCAACA TGTATCACATGAAGGAGGACGGATGGATCAAGGTGGAAAAGACCGACGTCAGCCAATTGATCCACGAGTACCTGGCGGCCAGGAAGTGA